In Phormidium yuhuli AB48, one genomic interval encodes:
- a CDS encoding phospholipid carrier-dependent glycosyltransferase, whose product MLIFVLSLGLRFWQLNRLNTLIFDEIYFADHGFSYLKQLDLFDVHPPLGKYFLALGIWIHAHLFGGGEAFRAASEVGDLDAMAYRWLNALTGSLIPLLVGAIAYQWTHRDRLTLLAAGFTALDGLLLVESRLSLINVYLLFFGLLGLWCFGQALTQNLDFKWLIATGLFLGASASVKWNGLGFWLGFILLYSFAWILEEIKYWRPPKLQEQKKEQASQTIQVPVDSQKNGHRVIQDKTRKTNKNKTKSRENLFHQLTQIDFLKLGFSFAFVPFVFYRLQWIPHLQLHPNFTFLEMQRQILGYHESIDSTVDVHPYCSPWHSWIWMRRPVAYYFDRPQVNGESVIVDIHAMGNPILWWLSTLAICALIGTWLSTLGDWWNQDPINTRQWCFHTFLISQYLANFLPWAAVSRCTYIYHYMGASLIAFLTLAWWVDLSLSKRHWLWQVLSWSAIALIIAGFIFWLPIYIGLPLSPEAFHRRMWFRSWY is encoded by the coding sequence TTGCTGATTTTTGTCCTCTCCCTAGGGCTGCGATTTTGGCAACTGAATCGTCTCAATACCCTAATTTTTGACGAAATCTATTTCGCCGATCATGGCTTTAGCTATTTAAAACAACTGGACTTATTTGATGTCCATCCTCCCCTGGGGAAATATTTTCTGGCTCTAGGAATCTGGATTCATGCTCATCTCTTTGGGGGAGGTGAGGCATTTCGAGCCGCCAGCGAAGTGGGCGACCTCGATGCCATGGCCTATCGCTGGTTGAATGCCCTCACTGGCTCACTCATTCCCCTCCTCGTCGGAGCGATCGCCTACCAATGGACCCATCGCGATCGCCTCACCCTCCTAGCCGCCGGCTTCACAGCCCTCGATGGCTTACTCCTCGTTGAATCTCGCCTCAGTTTAATCAACGTCTATTTACTCTTTTTTGGACTTTTAGGACTCTGGTGCTTCGGTCAAGCCCTAACCCAAAACCTAGACTTTAAATGGCTCATCGCCACTGGGCTATTCTTGGGAGCCTCTGCCTCAGTTAAATGGAACGGACTCGGGTTTTGGCTAGGATTTATTCTCCTATACTCCTTTGCCTGGATACTCGAAGAAATAAAATATTGGCGACCTCCAAAACTCCAAGAACAGAAGAAAGAACAAGCAAGTCAAACTATTCAAGTTCCTGTAGACTCTCAAAAAAATGGTCATCGAGTCATTCAAGATAAAACTCGAAAAACAAACAAAAATAAAACTAAAAGCAGAGAAAATTTATTCCATCAACTAACCCAAATTGACTTTTTAAAGCTTGGCTTTAGTTTCGCGTTTGTTCCATTTGTATTCTATAGACTCCAATGGATTCCCCACCTACAACTGCACCCCAACTTCACCTTTCTCGAAATGCAGCGGCAAATTTTAGGCTACCACGAAAGTATCGATAGCACCGTTGACGTGCATCCCTACTGTTCCCCCTGGCACAGTTGGATTTGGATGCGTCGTCCCGTCGCCTATTACTTCGATCGCCCCCAGGTGAACGGAGAGAGTGTCATCGTCGATATCCATGCCATGGGCAATCCCATCCTCTGGTGGCTTTCCACCCTAGCCATCTGCGCCCTCATTGGCACCTGGTTATCCACCCTAGGAGACTGGTGGAACCAAGACCCCATCAACACCCGCCAATGGTGCTTCCATACCTTTCTCATCAGTCAATACCTTGCCAACTTCCTCCCCTGGGCCGCCGTCTCCCGCTGCACCTACATTTACCATTACATGGGCGCCTCCCTAATCGCCTTTCTCACCCTAGCCTGGTGGGTTGACCTCAGCTTAAGCAAACGACATTGGCTCTGGCAGGTTCTCAGTTGGAGTGCGATCGCCCTCATCATCGCCGGCTTCATCTTCTGGCTTCCCATCTACATCGGACTCCCCCTCTCCCCCGAAGCCTTCCACCGCCGCATGTGGTTCAGATCCTGGTACTGA
- the murG gene encoding undecaprenyldiphospho-muramoylpentapeptide beta-N-acetylglucosaminyltransferase, translated as MERPHSASKRLLIAASGTGGHVFPALATAECLSDVEIEWLGVPDRLERQLLGDRYPLHFVQVEGFQSRPGLSTLRVLYRLLRATLTCRRLLQRGQFDGVLTTGGYIAAPAILAARSLDLPVILHESNAIPGKVSKWFARWCDLIAVGFPEAGRRLTQYPTLHLGTPVRASFLEPPPLDLDIPEGVPLIVVMGGSQGAVAVNQRVRQAAPAWFDLGAWVVHLTGENDPDADSLQHPQYRSMPFYHNVAALLQRADLAISRAGSGSLTELAITQTPAILIPFPYAAEDHQFHNAIGFMEAGAARLFRQEHLSPQQLETEVTTLLKDSTQLQQMTTAMAQLAIPDSAKRLAEAVRQHLDARNKS; from the coding sequence GTGGAACGTCCCCATTCTGCCTCAAAACGTCTCCTGATTGCTGCCAGTGGTACGGGGGGTCATGTCTTTCCGGCCCTAGCCACCGCCGAATGTCTCAGCGATGTCGAGATTGAGTGGTTGGGAGTCCCCGATCGCCTGGAACGGCAACTCTTGGGCGATCGCTATCCCCTGCATTTTGTGCAAGTTGAGGGCTTTCAATCTCGTCCGGGATTATCAACCCTGCGGGTTCTCTATCGCCTCCTCCGCGCCACCCTAACCTGTCGCCGCTTACTGCAACGGGGCCAGTTTGATGGCGTGTTGACCACTGGAGGCTATATTGCCGCCCCGGCCATTTTAGCCGCGCGATCGCTAGACCTGCCGGTTATTCTTCATGAATCCAACGCCATCCCCGGAAAAGTCAGCAAATGGTTTGCCCGGTGGTGTGATCTCATCGCCGTCGGTTTCCCCGAAGCCGGACGACGACTGACCCAATATCCCACCCTACATCTGGGAACCCCCGTTCGCGCCTCCTTCCTCGAACCCCCTCCCCTCGATTTAGACATTCCCGAGGGAGTTCCCCTCATCGTCGTCATGGGAGGCAGTCAGGGGGCTGTGGCCGTCAATCAACGGGTCCGCCAAGCCGCGCCGGCCTGGTTTGACTTAGGCGCTTGGGTGGTTCACCTCACCGGCGAAAATGACCCCGATGCCGACAGTTTACAGCATCCCCAATATCGCTCAATGCCCTTTTACCATAACGTTGCCGCCCTCCTACAACGGGCCGACTTAGCCATTTCTCGTGCCGGTTCCGGTTCCCTCACCGAGTTAGCCATCACCCAAACCCCAGCCATCCTCATTCCCTTTCCCTACGCCGCCGAAGACCATCAATTTCATAATGCCATTGGCTTTATGGAAGCCGGGGCCGCTCGCCTCTTTCGCCAAGAACATCTCTCCCCCCAACAGCTAGAAACAGAAGTCACCACCCTGCTCAAAGACTCAACCCAACTGCAACAGATGACCACCGCCATGGCACAATTAGCCATCCCCGACAGTGCAAAACGGCTGGCGGAGGCCGTCCGGCAACACCTAGACGCCAGAAACAAAAGCTAG